The Quatrionicoccus australiensis nucleotide sequence GGTGTGGACGACCACGCTGGGCTTTTTTGCGCTGTCGATGGCGCTGGCGATCTTCCTCGGCTTCGGCGCCGCCAACCTGTTCCGGCCCGGCGAAGGCCTGCACCTCGCGATGTTTACCGAGGCGACGCAGAACTACCAGGCACGCCAGATGCCGCTGCCCGACTATATCGCCCAGTTCATGCACGGCCTGTTCCAGAACCCGATCAAGGCGCTGGCCAGCGGCGACCTGCTCGCCATCGTGGTCATTGCGCTGATTCTTGGTATCGCACTGGTTGTCGGCGGCGAGCGCTACAAGAACCTGCGCACGCTCCTTCAGGAGTTGCAGGAACTCTGCCTGCTGATTGTCGGCTGGATCATGTACCTGGCGCCGCTCGGCCTTGCCGCCCTGCTCCTGCAACTCGCCGCGACACAGCAGGCGGCACTGCTCGGCAGCCTGCTCGAATTCATCGCCGTGGTCACCGGCACGACGCTGTTCCACGGGATCGTCGTGCTGCCCGCCTTACTCTGGCTGGTCACCCGCATTTCGCCGCTGCACTTCTTCCGCGGCGCCCGCGAAGCGCTGGTCACCGCCTTCGTCACCAGCTCGAGCGCCGTCACACTGCCGGTCACCTTGCGCTGCACGGAGCAGCATCTGCACGTCAAGAAGGACATCGCCAATTTCGTCGTACCGCTCGGCGCCACGGTCAACATGGATGGCACTGCCCTTTACGAAGCCGCTGCCGCCCTCTTTGTCGCCCGCCTGGCCGGCATCGAACTCGACATCGCGCAGCAGGCGGTGATCTTCTTCGTCGCCATGCTCGGCGCCATTGGCGCGCCCGGCATTCCCAGCGTCGGCATGCTGAGCATGGTGCTGGTACTGCAGTCGGTCGGCCTGCCGACCGAAGCCATCGCCATCCTGCTGCCGATCGACCGCATCCTCGACACGACGCGCACGGCGGTCAATGTCGAAGGCGACATGATCGGCAGCCTGATCGTGCAAAAGTTGACCGGCGCCGACAGGAACGCCTGAAGCCGGCTATTTGTCCGGCACCTCGATGCCGTGCTGGCGCAGCCACTGGCGATCGAGTTCCCAGCGCACATCAGCGATGCCAGGCTGCGCCGCAACGATGTTGCGCGCCTCGGCCTGAACCGCGCCCAGTTGTTGCTCGACGGCGATGAAGGCCGGGTTGTTGTGATCCTTGACGTTGATTTCCGGATACAACACACCCAGCACCTTGAAAGCCGGCACCTCGAAACTGCGTGGCGTGCTGAGTACCGCCGTCTTGCCTTCGACGCGCAGCACATGGAATTGATAGGGATAGGCCTTGAGCTGGGCGCTGCCCTGCGTCGCGATGATTCCGGTCAGCTCGCGCGAACGCGCATCCGGCCGGCGGATCGCCCAGTCGAGCGCGACCAGGCAGGCGATGACGAGCAAGGCCCATTGCCAGGATTTGAGTCGAGGAAAATTCATGTTGGCTCCTTGAGGCGCCCCGCAGGCCGGCAGCGTAACATTGCGCCTGCGCTTTGCGGTCGACGCCGCAAAAATGGCCAATTTCAAATAGCAAATGGAGACCACATGCCCCTCTACCGCCTCGCTGACAAACAACCGCAAATCGGCACCAATGCCTGGGTTGCCCCCAACGCCACGGTAATCGGCGACATTCGCCTCGGCGAGAACGCCTCGATCTGGTGGAACGCCACGCTGCGCGGCGACAACGACCCGATCCACATCGGCGCCAACACCAACATCCAGGACGGCTCGGTATTGCATACCGACGAAGGCGTGCCGATGCACATCGGCGACAACGTCACCGTCGGCCACCTCGTCATGCTGCACGGCTGCACGGTCGGCGACGGCAGCCTGATCGGCATCGGTTCGGTGATCCTCAACCGCGCCGTGATCGGCAAGGGCTGCATCGTCGGCGCCAATACGCTGATCCCGGAAGGCAAGGTCTTTCCCGACCGCTGCCTGATCGTCGGCTCGCCGGGCAAGGTCGTGCGCGAGCTGTCCGACGAGGATGTCGCCAAGCTGCAGAAATCAGCCGAGCACTACGTAGCCAACGCCGCCCGCTATCGCGACACCTTGCAGCCGCTGTAAACGACAACGCGGGGTTGGTACACAGCCCCCCTCTCTGGGCAACGTCCCTCGAAGGGCAGACAACGCCACAAGCGACTGTCATCTCTTCGGATTCATCGCCAGAAAGCGGCCAGGGGGCGTACCGATCCCCGGAAGCCACCATTTGCGTTCTGCGTTACGGTGCGGAACTCGCTGCCTGTCGGCTCAGGGAGAACCGATGACTTGAGTTGGGAGCGCGAGGTTGATCTTTCCCCTCGCTGCCCGCAAAATGCGCCGGGCATTGTGCTCAGGGTTCGGGGATATGAATAAAAAAATTGTTTTGGCGGCAGCCGTGCTTGCCCTGGGAGTGGCAATCGGACTCGGGATTTGGCGAGGTAACGGCCAACTTGCAACGCTCACCGAAACACCTGCAGTGCCAGCCGTGAGCGACCAACTGACGGCCAATCTCAAGGAAACCCTGGCGGCCTACCGCAAGATCATCGTGCTCTTCGCCGACGAAAAGACGCTTTCCGAAAGCGAGCGCGAACAAGCCAACCAGGTCGGCCAGGCGCTGTTCCATGAAAACCGCCAGCGTATCGTTGATCTCGAAGCGGCGCTCGACACACTGGTCGCTTCCGGAGGCGCCAAGCGCTTCGAGACCATCGCCGGCCTGCTCGACTATGTTGAAAGCGATCCCGACCTGTTCGACGCCGACCGCCTGGCTTTCCGCGAATTGCTGCGCAGCCTGCAGGTGGCCGTGGCTAAAGACGGCTCATTGCCGGCCATCAAGCTGCACAAGCGGATTGGCGAGGATCTCGACGCCCTGGCCGAAATCGAGCGCAATTACGAAAAGGAAATCCGCCAGGTCTTCGGGCGCTTCGAGAGCCGCGCCATCGAGTTGAAACGCGAGCGCTGGGAGGATTACGTCGCCAAGTTGAAGACCCGTTACAGCCGCGAACAGATCCTCAAGGATTTCGGCGTCGTGCTGCCCTACGCCACGGCGCCCGAAGCCGCCGAGCCCGGCATGCGCGGCAAGGCGAAGAAACCGAAGGACGAGTCGGTGGGTGAAGTCTTTGGCGTCAGCCTGCCGCCGAAAACCCTGGTCCTGACCTTCGATGACGGCCCGCACGGCACTTACACCAAGGAAATCGCCGCCATCCTCAAGCAATACAACGCGCCGGCCATCTTCTTCGAGGTCGGCAGCAATCTCGGCACTATCGACGCCAGCGGCAAGCCCAAGCTCTCGCCGCGCGCCGAAGTCAGCCGCCAGTTGCTC carries:
- a CDS encoding dicarboxylate/amino acid:cation symporter is translated as MARKLSLNTQILIGCALGIAAGLYLNGQTATPLAQNTLYGAKLVGTLFLDLLRMVLVPLVFSSIVVGVANLRAHEKMHAVWTTTLGFFALSMALAIFLGFGAANLFRPGEGLHLAMFTEATQNYQARQMPLPDYIAQFMHGLFQNPIKALASGDLLAIVVIALILGIALVVGGERYKNLRTLLQELQELCLLIVGWIMYLAPLGLAALLLQLAATQQAALLGSLLEFIAVVTGTTLFHGIVVLPALLWLVTRISPLHFFRGAREALVTAFVTSSSAVTLPVTLRCTEQHLHVKKDIANFVVPLGATVNMDGTALYEAAAALFVARLAGIELDIAQQAVIFFVAMLGAIGAPGIPSVGMLSMVLVLQSVGLPTEAIAILLPIDRILDTTRTAVNVEGDMIGSLIVQKLTGADRNA
- a CDS encoding gamma carbonic anhydrase family protein codes for the protein MPLYRLADKQPQIGTNAWVAPNATVIGDIRLGENASIWWNATLRGDNDPIHIGANTNIQDGSVLHTDEGVPMHIGDNVTVGHLVMLHGCTVGDGSLIGIGSVILNRAVIGKGCIVGANTLIPEGKVFPDRCLIVGSPGKVVRELSDEDVAKLQKSAEHYVANAARYRDTLQPL